The DNA region ttttattgggtCTATGTATAGTTTAGCCCATCTTCCTAATTTGATGTACTTGTATATATACTCAATCACAAATAAGAAAAGTAAAGGAACAATATTATtctaacatggtattagagctgatggttcgatcaaaaattaaaatggtaaGTCCGAAAAGAATGGTGCTCCTATCCTAATTGATCGCTCCTACATACAAACTTGACGAAGGTTCGCATGTGAGGTGGTGCTaggatggtttatcccacatcaacaaattaaagatggtatgaacactttataagttattggatcCTTTTTTCTCATTGACATACTATTTTGGAAtgatatctccttggcttaagAAATGCGTGCACCTCGTATTTTCCCGAAAATATGCTGCATTCATAATAAGTCCAGTTTAACACGGTATCAAAACTATTTGgatttatcttctttttgacaAGACAAAAGTTACTACAATGTTTAAGTGATCCTTTTCTATGGTTGAGAGGCAATTTGATGTCAAATTTAGAGTGGTGCATAGTGATAATGGTATGGAGTTCAATGGTATAGACGAGTTGTTTTCACACAATGGCATTTTATTACACCACAATAAAATGGGAGGTTTGAGCGCAAACACCATCATAAATTGAATGTTGCTCATGCGTTGCGATTTCAAGCTAATTTACCTTTACATTTTTTAGTGGATGTGTTTTGGCTACTAGTTACGTTATTTGTAGAACTCCGTCCTTTGTGCTAGATTTTAAAACTccatatgaaattttatttggcAATTTTCCTTGCTTTGCTAACTTGCGGGTTTTCGGGTGCTTATGTTATGATCACGATCATCATTCAAAATGGGGCAAAATTTTTAATAGGAGTCgaaaatgtatttttgttgattaccCTTACCCTTAAGATAAAAAGGATTGAAAATTATATGATCTTGAGACTAGGGATTAatttgtttctagagatgtccATTTTTATATACATGAATCCAATTTCCTCATCCTTCCACTTCCCTTGTAAATATCGTTGCCCCAAACATTGTAGACCTTTCTTATCATGACATTATTGATTCTTCTCATGATGTATTCATTGGGTCACCAAACATTGAGTCATCTACATTTACTAGTTCAACGGCTAGTGAAGGGGTTGTTGCTCCTCAAGTCGGGCCAAATGTGATTGAAATGTCTAGGGAGACGGGGCTCAACAAAAGGGATGAGATTTCGATGAGTTTAATATTGGGCAGCGCAAGATTTACCTATTGTGCCCACGCATAATTTGGAAACTACTAGTTCTTTTGATCTTGTTTTGAAGGATGAGGTTGTGGCCACTCCTATTGTTCTAGATTCTGACGATAAAGAAAAAGGCAAATGTATTCGACATCCGTCCACAAAGCTACGGGGTTATGTCACCAACACTATATGGAAAGTTGGTCCTCCTCCTTCTTCTCCATCCCCTAGTTCAAGTCGGTCTTCGGTTCGTCATTAGCATATTGAAGTTGATTGTCATTTTATTCAAGAAGCCATTCAAGGTCTTTTAAGTCCTCATGTTCTTACTAGTACACAACTAACAAATCTTTTCACCAAGGCGCTAAGCTATATTCAGTTCTAATTTCTTCTTCGTAAGTTGGGCATTGTGATCTTCATGCTCCAACTTATGGGGTATTAGGATTATAAATTAACAAATGAAAATATTCCAAACACAGATGTCGtaacaacatgcatgatgctCAAAACCAAAACATAAAGTTCCAACACTAGCAGCCAGTAATGGTGTTGCCTATTGCGTGGTTCTTACGGCCAACCAAAACTCATGAAACGTCTTATGAGATGACCTTTACACGTTCAACAATACTGTTTAAATGTTCGGTTCTCTTGCTTCCTAATTACTAAAGAAAACTGCTGATAATAAAAGGCCAAACTTGTTCAACGTTTTACATTATGCTTGGATAAGAATTTTTAGGcggaaaagaaaagaaggaaaGCAAAAGGGAATGAATAGAACTTGTTTGTTATAAGGAAAGAAATATAAGAATACCCTCATTTTTCTTTCAAATCTTTCGACTTATAGAGAAATTTAGTCATTCATTAGCAAAATTGAGAAACTCAATCCTTTCTCAAAGTTCTTCCTTCAAATTCCTTCCCCCTAAATTTGTGAATTTCAactagtcttttgagagaccgtctctcttAGAGACTTATTTCAAACTcagcccattaaaaattaatgccaACTAACATTATTCTTAaagcttacttaccgtattcttaatgcctactttcaatatcgtaaatgtctatttatatcattcttaatgcttacttgcaatattttaaaaaatatataatgggccggcccaattagagttggtctctcaaaaagactcTCTCACGAAAATTTGTGAATTTGTTAttcaaacaaagaaaatagTCCATAAAATagtgattttttttagaatgtAATCAGATGCCAAAAATAAGACCGACTTATTAATACGGTCTAAACATGTATACTCTATACGAAGAAGGGTAGCTTATCTTCCAACGTCTCCCTCAAGTATTACTATGAGGAGGGCATCCCTTCAAAAACACATAATCGCTCATCAAAAAATCGATCACATCTTCTGGTTCGATGAGGAAACATACaccttaataattaatattcgcTCATTGAGTATGGAGTAAACTTGTCGGAAAATTTTCATCAAGACCGACTCTCGAGTGAGAGGACGAGAATTAACACATAGCACTCTTGAGTGAGCAGACGAGCTAGacattctcttttaattttgaaGGGACGGGGATGTTTATTCAAATAAGTTTAAATTCAAGTACTCAGCATCCTCAAACCACCCATTCACCCACCTCCATTCATCATCACATTATGAAGTAGCATAAGGTTCTCTCCAATACAAAAAAAAGACTTCCCAAATTACTATGACACACAAGGACAATGATAAATTTAGTTGTCAAGAAAGCtatctttcatttttcttttgggcTTTAATCTTTCATTAAATCTTCAAGGGTTAGAATACTAATCTGATGTCATGAATAAGTATGACAGATATGTTTCAAACTTTATGCTTTATCATCATGGAACCACCACCTGGTTTCCTTCGGAGATCTTCCGTTTCTGCAGTTCATCACATAATGATCATTATCTTTAGGCCTTTCCTGTAATGTCAAATATAATGTTAGTAGCTTACAATCCATTCAAATGATTACTCAATGACTAAGACGTACCCTTTAAAAGTTATTGCACTAATAGGTAAAGACATACCCTCACTGAAGAGCTTGATAGCATCGAGAGGATGCTGATGCAGATAGAACTCACCGTCATAGCAGGGGACCATGAGTCATACAGAATATCTGCAACAATAACCACCATAATTATTGTTGAACTGGGAATGAACAAGTTTACTGCTATGACTCACAAAATGTAGAACAATGGATAGCTGAATAAATGTTTTTCAATATGAAAAACTAGAGTATTAGACTTACAGCTAATAATCAGATCACAAACATTAATACTGTTGACATAATAGAAGCTGTTTTCACAGAGTAACAGAAATTAGATGATACAATTAGATCCACCCTTCCAATAAGTCCATGAGAATCACTAGCAAAAGTGCCTAATTGCCGAATCAATCACCAGGTAAGTAAAATGCCACAGTAGGCATTCCAAGTCAGTACATAGAACAAGCAAGTACACACATTAAACATAGAATCATAGTACCAAATCATGCCTACTGAAATTATTATGTCATAGTTGTTGGTAAAATGACCTACAAGTAGCATATAAAACGAAATAATTCGTAACAAGATAATGAAGTCATATGTGGTGGAAGTAAAAAAGCTTGTGAGTAAATTAGGAGGGTTATTAGTCAATGCATTGCATTAAATTCAGTGTTACAGAGAAACCGAGCATAACATGTTCagactaggggtgttcaattgGCGGGCCCCCATTTTGAGCCTTTATTCTACCCAGCCCATATTTACTTAAGTTTGGCCTGGCCCTTATCCGGTCCATTGAACGCCCCTAGTGGAAACCAGTAGTCCCATTGCGTGGAATCACCTAATCATTTGACAGCAAGCAACAAGAGGAATATTTTAAAGACAGCCAACATAGTAACATCAACAAGGCTAATCCTTTGATCCTTTCCGATTAGAACACTCAATTCCTATATAGAGCAACATGGGAAGGAGAGCTAAGAAAGTAAATAACATATACACTAAGGAGGTGTttgatatcaactttttagGTTCAAGAGATTCACGCAACTCATTCCATTACTTAGTTTGACTATGAGATTGTGTTAACTCAATTCCTCTCATAAAGGTAATGGATACCCATAAATTATTACCGCTCATTTCTCATTAGAAACGAATTCCCTTTCTTTCCTCTCCCTCTCTTTCTTCTCATCCCTTACATCTCGTTATACCAaaccattaataataataacacttaaCATTTCCCTTGCGGCCTTACCTCTCTTTATGGCATCCGTTTTCATCACACTTTCATTTGTCAtaccaaaaaacaaacaaactaatcacaaaaagaaaaattacctaagCATATATGCCcattactatatatatgaggatGAATTGGAGCCGGAGGTAAAAATATCACCTGTCCGAAATAAAAACCCCCACTCAGTTTCAAATTCACATCCACCATAAAATTTCAAATGCTCATTAAAAATCTATGATCATCTTTCTTatctttcatcatcatcatcatcctacccagtatatcccgctcttaGAAAGCTAAGGCCAGGGTCcagggagggaaggacggcggcaactcattcCCATAGAGGAGAgcacggccaaaggagtccccaactcgagaaagataTAAAATTGAGATAtaaaatttgtgtaaaaagagaaataaaccTGAGGTGCTTCCATGGGATAATTTACAGGAAAATCAACTTGAAGTTGGTATGAATCATTTGAATACAGAGTTCCTGGTGCTCCATTCACATCAATTATCCACCTTTTATTTCACAGTCCAACCAAATTAGGGGTTAAAAGTAAGAATATCCATAGCACAAAATTGAAAATACCCacaacataaaattaaaatttgaatataccCACAAAAAgcaaattgaaaattgaaaattaccCAAAAAATTATACAATTGAAAATACTCACAAAACAGAAATGGAATTTTGAAATTACAGACAACATGTAATTGAGAATTTAAAACCCGCAATTTTGATGATTAATCACAACCCTATAAAAttttagattaaaattgaaCAAAAGTAAAGAAGAAAATACCTTTGGAGGTTATCAGTGACTATGTGCTTGAAACCAGCAAGAGGATTAAGCTGCCAGTCAGCGAGTTCCTTTTGGAGTCTACTGCTTGCGATTTTGCTTAGTGTCTTTCATAAACATCCaacaaaattacatttaaattgCGAAAAATAGCAATGATAAACTATAAAATTTTCCGATAAAAAACTCTGAAATTTAATCATAAAGAGAAGGAAAGAACCTTGCGAGAGTTCGTAGAAGAAGTAGTCATGTTTCTTGCAGTTTTCTTCGCTTCGAGCTTTGAGGTATTGATCGATAGATGGCGAAAGAAATAGGACGAAAGAATGGCGAAGAGTAAATGGAGGGACGACGAAAGAAAAGAAAGTCAGAAAAATTAGATAATCGGGGGAATAATGGAATAAACTTAATAggaatgtttttatttttcccTATTTTCAATTAAGCTTTGTCTCCTGTTAAGTGTTCGACAAGTTGTCTAATTAAGAACATGgtatcatttttttaaataactttatttGCATTTTTTAATTACCTTTGTtacattagtttgacttttttttccGACTCCTAAAAAGttcatatttgtcattttaaagtgttctatttgttgttcgCACAAAGAATCCTACTATTTTTTCTCACAAATTTAGTATAAAAATAGTCTTatttatcctcattttaatattttaataatgctatTGTCTCACGTATTTTTCACCAACTTTATTTTAACCTTTTTATGTTCCTTATAGTCGCACATGTTTTCCAATaactttatataaataattttttattagttatggtcttcatattttttccactaactttcttttcatatttttatattgtttatcatACTCATTTTtactccatcaaatttattatattactcaataaaataatatgtgcATTATCTAAAAGtatctatttttcttaaatccTGTGAATATTCTTCGTGAAAACTTCATTAAGAAACAAAGAGAGTAGCTTTTGTCTCACCATTTTcggtttttctttcttcttcaaaTTGCCATTGTTGGCACTTTCaagttttcaatttttcatttcAAGTTAGCATCATACTTCATccaaaaattcaaacttcaacaTTTCAACTATTTAGGTTATTTCTCATTTCAATTACTTATCTATTCAAAGTTTCAAACTTTGATCAAGCCCATTTCGTTCCCCCTTCTTAAAACGCTACTATTGggtatttttagggtttattttaacttttttttttaatgattgtgaactaatttttctttattactCCATTGTAAGTAACTACTCTtcataacatatttttttttcaattaaaagaaatatattaacTCTAAAAACTCTTTCACAACTTAGACTATAAAAGGAACACTTCTTTAAAACACACAAGGAAAGCAGCAATAAAcaagaaaaccaaaaaaacaacCAAACCAACTAAAATAGATAGTCAAACAAAACCACACCAACCAACTGAACTACAAAATGAGGCTATTTCTACTAGTATCATCTAGTCTTGTAGCAACATAAAAGTTGACAGTATGagtaattgagttgtttttctCCTTTGATGCTTTTTCTCCGTTGATAAGTGTAATTATTTGCACTTGTTGCGTTTACTTTTATGCTCCTTTGATGAAGTTTAGTGGCGGTTTAAGATTATTTCTAGTCCATTTACTCAAGTTTGTAATATTTTGATCCTTTGGAGTAACTaggttgtttttgatgattttgagaTATACTTGTACAAGAATTTTGCAAGTAAAataagttaatgacaataaaaatatatataacatttcatgaaaataacaatatatgataataatataattattctaataacaagtattaaagcaaattaatgacaataagaataaaatataaaataataaaaaatataaaaaactcatgtaaataacaaaggaaacaaaatatgtactcattaaataataaaattaaatcaaattaatgacaataaaaattaaatataaataataaaaataaataaaacaacttaTGTAAACATAAAAAACAAGCTACATAATAGAATAAGTAAATCACTAACCTCTCATAATTCTTTAGTTTTCGAAATATACAATGCACAACAATTTTGCGtcttatttatacaaaatatggCGATAACACGGCGATTACAAACCCATCGccatttttcaaattcaaattctaaAAATACGGAAAAACAATGGCGACGAGACGGTGATTTAAATAACCCGTCGCcacagattaaaataaaaaacaaaaaaagtactAGTATTGGCGACCAAAGGGCTTCCAACCTATCCGTCGCCTACtgttaaaaaacattaaaataaaaaaccaaaaaaattagcGACGACATGGCGATTATGGTGCTCgtcaccaaaataaaaaaaataaaaaaaatactgtcGCTGGCGACTAAATGGCGACCAATGACCCCGTCGCCAACCTACTTTTCCACCTGACGACTAATCTGGCCCTCGCTTTGCCGTCATCACTGGCGACCAACCCTTTCCCTCTCTTTTTTTTCCATCActattttaatacttatttgtaGTGACTCTCAATAATCATCTGCTAGATCATACACACCCATAATCATTTCAACTATTTTGCAATTGATGGATATCTTTTTTctatcatacaatttaatttaaaaattttaagtgtCATCCTTATAGAGGGTgcgttgatatatatatatatatatatatatgtatatatatatatatatgtatatatatatatatatatgtatatatatatatttcttgtgTCATCGTTATAGTCGAGTCGaatgaaatcaaattttcaatctaCTCAAATTCGACACAGATTCGAACAATCAAATTTTGAGTGTAACATTTAATCCTTACATCAGATCAGATTATTTTTTCAGATCATGTCCTACCAACTCCATTCTCATGCCAATATAAACCCGGCATTCAAATCCTTGATGTGGACCTATAATTGAAGCAAAACTACTTTACATTCTAAATTTCTTCACCAATAACTAAACCTATAAAGTTTGATCCAATTCTAAAATTGACCTGAAATTCCACCAGAATTAGTAAGCTATATTTCAAAGTTTTGAAGCATAATTTGGAAATGTCATGACACAAAAATATCAGAAAAAAATTGGGTAAATTCGACTAAAATGGATATTTGACTGTTTAGACCTGTTTTCAATTACAAGTCATAATTTTCAGTTCTATGTCATCATTATTAGTTGGAACCGACTATTTCTAATCAATGTTTATATTTTGAGTCAACATTTCTTTATTATAGGCTTATAGCCTTAAAATAGGTACATAGATCCTTTTTTATAACAAATTATCTCtttaaatacaaaaatttattatgtatatttttctttaaaaaactaTTAATCATGAAATATACTCTTTTCTTTCCTAAGAGCTTTTTGAGAGAAAtgaatttattaaaaagaaataGAGGATAATATATTTCTAAAAGTTATTGATCAATTCGATGGACCCGAACCAAAGCCAAATCCTATAAGACACGACCATAGACAATGCGACCGAATTAAAATAATCTAACTTGCAAACTGTTGGATCGTTTAGACAGGCCTATCAATAActcaaagtaaaaaaatttaaaaaggaaGTATCTTTTAActcattaaaatatattatactttTTCTGTCTCTCTCAATTTGTACCATTTTTTATATTCGTTTGTCTCACTCATTTTGcacccatttattttttaataatggtCTCATTGTGTAATTCGCTAgttaatttgttttttgaatttgcAATTCGCTCAAAAATTAGCAAATCACGTGACACTGTTTCCTCtctatcttttaatttcattcacaaatTTATTATCTCTCTTCGTCTTAACCATTCAGTTAATTCTCCAACTTAAATCTCCAATTGTACTTGATATCATATATCCAACAATTGTACTCGCTTTTACCAATCCACGCACTATTACAAGCGAAAAACTAGTATTTAACCCCACTACTATCCCCTCTTCTTCCTTAGCAACATTTTCAAGTTGCAAAAACACACAACATACATCAAATAAACAGAGACTATATCTTCAATTTAAAAAACATGCAAAAGCAGCTACTTTCTATGTCAAAATCGGTTCAAAATGAGCCGATAGTCATCATTTTTACGTTGTTCATAACATCTCTATTCTTAATAAGCCTCATCAAAAGGCTTAGGAGAAAACCATACCCACCGGGTCCAAAGGGTCTACCCATAATTGGCAACCTGATGATGATGGACCAACTTACCCACCGTGGGCTAGCCAAACTAGCCCAACGTTACGGTGGGCTTTTTCACCTCAAGATGGGTTTTGTTCACACAATTGTAGTATCCAGCCCGGAGTGGGCCCGTCAAGTCCTTCAAGTCCAAGATAACATCTTCTCGAACCGGCCCGCCACCATTGCTATCAGCTACCTTACTTATAATCGCGCTGACATGGCTTTCGCACACTACGGCCCGTTTTGGCGTCAAATGCGTAAGCTTTGTGTTATGCGTTTGTTTAGCCGTAAACGGGCCGAGTCATGGCAGTCGGTCCGTGACGAGGTAGATTACATTATCCTTACTTTAGCTAATCGGGCCGGGTCATCTGTTAACTTAGGTGAACACGTTTTTAATCTTACTAAGAACGTTATATACCGGGCCGCCTTCGGGTCGAACTCGTCCGAAGGGCAAGACGAGTTCATTGCCATATTACAAGAGTTCTCCAAACTTTTTGGGGCATTCAATATTGCTGATTTTATACCTCATCTTACTTGGATTGACCCAAACGGGCTGAATAGTAGGCTGGCAAAGGCCCGAAGGGCATTGGATAGGTTCATTGATAGGATAATTGATGATCATATTAGTAAAAAGAAGGGTATTAATGGACATGTAAAAAAACAAGATAATGGTGAAGATGATATGGTGGATGATTTGTTAAACTTTTACAGTGATGAAGCTAAGGTTAATGAG from Amaranthus tricolor cultivar Red isolate AtriRed21 chromosome 3, ASM2621246v1, whole genome shotgun sequence includes:
- the LOC130808140 gene encoding probable ubiquitin-conjugating enzyme E2 16, yielding MTTSSTNSRKTLSKIASSRLQKELADWQLNPLAGFKHIVTDNLQRWIIDVNGAPGTLYSNDSYQLQVDFPVNYPMEAPQVIFLPPAPIHPHIYSNGHICLDILYDSWSPAMTVSSICISILSMLSSSSVRERPKDNDHYVMNCRNGRSPKETRWWFHDDKA
- the LOC130808139 gene encoding cytochrome P450 84A1-like — protein: MQKQLLSMSKSVQNEPIVIIFTLFITSLFLISLIKRLRRKPYPPGPKGLPIIGNLMMMDQLTHRGLAKLAQRYGGLFHLKMGFVHTIVVSSPEWARQVLQVQDNIFSNRPATIAISYLTYNRADMAFAHYGPFWRQMRKLCVMRLFSRKRAESWQSVRDEVDYIILTLANRAGSSVNLGEHVFNLTKNVIYRAAFGSNSSEGQDEFIAILQEFSKLFGAFNIADFIPHLTWIDPNGLNSRLAKARRALDRFIDRIIDDHISKKKGINGHVKKQDNGEDDMVDDLLNFYSDEAKVNESEDLQNAIKLTRDNIKAIIMDVMFGGTETVASAIEWAMTELMRSPDDIKRVQQELAEVVGLNRQVEESDLDKLPFFRCCMKETLRMHPPIPLLLHETAEDSVIGDYFIPKQSRVMINAWAIGRDPNSWEDADTFKPSRFLKEGVPDFKGSNFEFIPFGSGRRSCPGMVLGLYALEMCVANLLHCFTWDLPDGLKPKEISTDDIFGLTAPKATRLFAVPSPRLLCPLT